In Sedimentibacter sp. MB31-C6, one genomic interval encodes:
- a CDS encoding stalk domain-containing protein — MARRNNLFKWRYIISFMMVLLLPLLVTPDVLANSSIKLMVDGEDIIATPEPFIQNDRTLVPIRIISEELGAQVNWDNDDRTVEIIKDDMSVLLRIDSYLIEYNTNNEKIYNLSDVPAQIIDERTFVPLRVVSNALGVGIEWDDLSRMVYIDSTKSSNIENFFDIQISSVNSGQVINGTINLKSVMSNIEKASEIKYILLNRDTAKGFVIARGTDLEASFKWNPSIEDNGQKILVAAIYGSNGTLLAGDAIPVEVNIIPKVYLNGMYENQIIKNSTEISANLNFTPAYVKYEMIHSSTGDVYISPKWDPEGSFTMIPVMEDNGYLAIKVIAYDINDNSYPSDAVTVNVNVSPQVSLRGVSNWQSIDGPITLRASTNFNVSETEYIMRDTITGSEITLSKEGFGSYTLFPGPDMAGKKELYVKVKDTMGQTYTSAPVYVNVSGTPKLLLKGIGPNQVVTGDFELNVLSNVTLDSLKYTMVNTVTGVERDIDNGYTPSQGDTGTWKIKAEGIYNSNKKIESEYVQFTIYQNKIYGPLPIIEKNKFIDMASELAKDTYEDTGMSAALQTAQAILETGWGQSVPVDKYSGQFSYNLFGIKGSGSAGSVISNTWEEYNGVAYRVDDYFRAYNNINESWDDHNKLLLTADRYSIYRDVMYDSSKGAWALRRAGYATDSQYPIKLIDIINRYNLKALDEIGI; from the coding sequence ATGGCAAGAAGAAATAATCTATTTAAATGGCGGTATATAATATCATTTATGATGGTATTGTTATTACCTTTGTTGGTTACGCCAGATGTATTGGCAAACAGTTCTATTAAATTAATGGTAGATGGAGAGGACATTATTGCTACTCCAGAACCATTCATTCAAAATGATAGAACTTTAGTACCTATTCGTATTATTTCAGAAGAATTAGGTGCGCAAGTTAATTGGGATAATGATGATAGAACTGTCGAAATTATTAAAGATGACATGTCGGTGTTGTTGAGAATTGACAGTTATTTAATAGAGTACAATACGAATAATGAGAAAATATATAATTTAAGTGATGTTCCTGCTCAGATTATTGATGAACGTACATTCGTGCCTTTGAGAGTTGTTAGTAATGCATTAGGAGTAGGGATAGAATGGGATGATTTATCAAGAATGGTTTATATTGATTCTACTAAAAGTTCTAATATAGAAAATTTTTTTGACATACAAATTTCATCTGTAAACTCTGGACAAGTTATTAATGGTACTATAAATTTGAAATCAGTAATGTCAAATATAGAAAAAGCATCAGAAATAAAATACATATTGCTTAATAGAGATACTGCTAAAGGCTTTGTTATAGCTAGAGGAACTGATTTAGAAGCATCTTTTAAATGGAATCCAAGTATAGAGGATAATGGACAGAAGATACTTGTGGCTGCAATTTATGGCAGTAATGGAACGTTGTTGGCTGGTGATGCTATACCAGTAGAAGTAAACATAATTCCAAAAGTATATTTAAATGGAATGTACGAAAATCAGATAATAAAAAATTCAACTGAAATTAGTGCTAATTTGAACTTTACTCCTGCTTATGTAAAATATGAGATGATTCATAGCAGTACTGGCGATGTATATATATCACCTAAATGGGATCCTGAAGGTTCTTTTACAATGATTCCTGTAATGGAGGATAATGGTTATTTAGCTATTAAGGTAATAGCTTACGATATTAATGATAATTCTTATCCCAGTGATGCTGTAACTGTTAATGTTAATGTTTCTCCTCAAGTATCATTGAGAGGAGTTTCTAATTGGCAATCTATTGATGGACCTATAACTTTGCGTGCTTCAACAAACTTTAATGTAAGTGAAACTGAATATATAATGAGGGATACAATAACAGGTTCAGAAATTACATTATCCAAAGAAGGCTTTGGAAGCTACACATTGTTTCCTGGTCCTGATATGGCTGGGAAAAAGGAACTTTACGTAAAAGTAAAGGATACTATGGGACAAACATATACTAGTGCTCCTGTTTATGTTAATGTGTCTGGAACTCCTAAACTTTTGCTCAAGGGAATAGGACCTAATCAGGTTGTTACTGGAGATTTTGAACTTAATGTTTTAAGTAATGTTACGTTAGATAGTTTAAAATATACTATGGTTAACACAGTAACTGGAGTAGAAAGGGATATTGATAATGGGTATACACCTAGTCAAGGAGATACTGGAACATGGAAAATTAAAGCGGAAGGTATTTATAATTCGAATAAAAAAATAGAATCAGAATATGTTCAATTCACTATATATCAAAATAAAATATATGGACCTTTGCCAATAATAGAAAAAAATAAATTTATTGATATGGCTTCTGAATTAGCTAAAGATACATATGAAGATACAGGTATGTCTGCTGCTTTACAGACAGCTCAGGCAATACTTGAGACAGGATGGGGACAAAGTGTTCCAGTAGATAAGTATTCGGGACAATTTTCTTATAATTTATTCGGAATTAAGGGATCTGGTTCTGCAGGGTCAGTTATTTCTAATACATGGGAAGAATACAATGGTGTAGCTTATAGAGTTGATGATTATTTTAGAGCTTATAATAATATTAACGAAAGTTGGGATGACCATAATAAGTTGCTTCTTACAGCTGATAGATATAGTATCTATAGAGATGTTATGTATGATAGCAGTAAAGGTGCTTGGGCTTTAAGAAGAGCAGGATATGCTACAGATTCGCAATATCCAATTAAACTAATCGATATAATTAATCGTTATAATCTAAAAGCTTTAGACGAAATAGGGATATAA
- the megL gene encoding methionine gamma-lyase encodes MDKEKLSKMGFSTRAVHAGYQKNEYGALATPIYQTSTFIFDSAEQGGKRFALEEDGYIYTRLGNPTNTQVENKLANLENAEAAVSMGSGMGAITSVLWAALKSGDHVLAAKTLYGCTFAFLNHGLSRFGVETSFIDMSDPENVRRAIRPNTKVIYLESPANPNMLISDIEEISKIAHELEGCIVVVDNTYCTPYIQRPLELGADVVVHSATKYLNGHGDVIAGFAAGKQEFINEVRLVGIKDMTGSVLSPFDAYLINRGMKTLEIRIKKHCSNAQKVAQFLEEHPAIDNVSYPGLKSFPQYDLAKKQMKLPGAMIAFEVKGGLKAGRTLMNTVELCALAVSLGDTETLIQHPASMTHSPYTPEERALSGISEGLVRLSIGLEDVEDIIEDLKQALDKLI; translated from the coding sequence ATGGATAAGGAGAAATTAAGCAAGATGGGTTTTTCGACAAGAGCGGTTCATGCTGGTTATCAAAAAAATGAATATGGTGCTTTAGCTACTCCAATTTATCAAACATCAACTTTTATATTTGATTCTGCAGAACAAGGGGGTAAAAGGTTCGCATTAGAAGAAGATGGCTATATTTATACAAGGCTTGGCAATCCAACTAATACTCAAGTTGAAAATAAACTTGCAAATTTAGAAAATGCGGAAGCTGCAGTATCAATGGGTTCAGGTATGGGAGCAATTACTTCTGTTCTTTGGGCAGCTTTAAAAAGTGGGGATCATGTATTGGCAGCAAAAACATTATATGGATGCACTTTTGCTTTTTTAAATCACGGATTATCAAGATTTGGAGTTGAAACTTCATTTATTGATATGTCTGATCCTGAAAATGTAAGAAGAGCTATAAGGCCAAATACAAAAGTTATTTATTTAGAAAGTCCTGCGAATCCAAATATGCTTATTTCTGACATTGAAGAAATTTCTAAAATAGCACATGAATTAGAGGGCTGTATTGTTGTAGTAGATAATACTTATTGTACACCTTATATTCAAAGGCCGCTGGAATTAGGTGCAGATGTAGTAGTTCATTCTGCCACTAAATATTTAAACGGTCATGGTGATGTTATAGCAGGATTTGCTGCTGGTAAACAGGAGTTTATAAATGAAGTTAGACTTGTTGGAATTAAAGATATGACAGGTTCTGTTCTTAGTCCATTTGATGCATATTTAATAAATAGAGGAATGAAAACATTAGAAATAAGGATAAAGAAACATTGCTCGAATGCTCAGAAGGTTGCACAGTTCCTAGAAGAACACCCTGCTATAGATAATGTTAGTTATCCAGGATTAAAGAGTTTTCCACAATATGATTTGGCTAAAAAGCAAATGAAGTTGCCTGGAGCTATGATTGCCTTTGAGGTTAAGGGGGGACTTAAAGCAGGTAGAACCTTGATGAATACAGTTGAATTGTGTGCTTTGGCAGTAAGTTTAGGAGATACTGAAACGTTAATTCAGCATCCTGCTTCGATGACACATTCACCATATACTCCTGAAGAAAGAGCTTTATCTGGTATTTCGGAAGGGTTAGTAAGATTGTCAATTGGATTAGAAGATGTCGAAGATATAATAGAAGATTTAAAACAGGCATTAGATAAACTGATATAA